One stretch of Paenibacillus sp. FSL R5-0341 DNA includes these proteins:
- the gntK gene encoding gluconokinase: MNNYMIGIDIGTTSTKSVLFTEQGSVVSTSTQEYPLYTPAPDVAEQDPEEIVQAALRSVRGVMDQSGVAAEQILFVSCSSAMHSVIAMDQDDKPLTRCITWADNRSAAWSAQLQENGLGHRIYLRTGTPIHPMSPLTKLMWLRHDEPELFKRTAKFISIKEYLFFRLFGQYVVDHSIASCTGLLNLEQLDWDAEALEIAGITPDHLSKLVPTTHILEGMNHESAEKMALSPSTSFVIGASDGVLSNLGVNAIEPGVVAATIGTSGAIRTVVDRPVTDPKGRTFCYALTENLWVIGGPVNNGGMLFRWVRDEFAASEVETAKRLGINSYDVLTKIAERVRPGSEGLLFHPYLSGERAPLWNPDARGSFFGLTLHHQKEHMIRAVLEGVIFNLYTVLLAMEEQIGQPTSIQATGGFARSPLWRQMMSDIFNQEVVVPESYESSCLGAVVLGLYATGRIDSLHAVSSMVGTTHRHTPVKENAALYQELLPIFIRISRKLEEEYADIAEFQRKMSIDRP, encoded by the coding sequence ATGAACAACTACATGATTGGGATCGATATCGGTACCACCAGTACCAAATCCGTGCTATTTACCGAGCAGGGCTCCGTCGTCAGTACCTCAACGCAGGAATATCCTTTGTATACCCCGGCACCCGATGTTGCCGAGCAGGACCCCGAGGAGATTGTACAGGCGGCCCTCCGCTCTGTACGAGGAGTCATGGATCAGAGTGGTGTTGCTGCCGAGCAGATCCTGTTCGTATCCTGTAGCTCGGCCATGCACAGTGTCATTGCCATGGATCAGGACGACAAACCCTTAACTCGGTGCATCACCTGGGCGGATAATCGAAGTGCAGCATGGTCTGCCCAACTGCAAGAGAATGGATTGGGCCATCGCATCTACCTGCGCACAGGTACACCGATCCATCCCATGTCACCGCTGACCAAATTAATGTGGCTGCGCCACGATGAACCTGAACTTTTCAAGCGCACAGCCAAATTTATTTCTATTAAAGAGTATCTGTTCTTCCGTCTATTCGGACAATATGTCGTCGACCATTCCATCGCTTCCTGCACAGGCTTGCTCAACCTGGAACAACTGGACTGGGACGCAGAAGCCCTTGAGATTGCAGGCATTACACCCGACCATCTGTCGAAGCTCGTACCCACAACACATATATTAGAAGGAATGAATCACGAATCGGCTGAAAAAATGGCTCTCTCCCCCTCCACGTCCTTCGTTATTGGCGCAAGTGACGGGGTTTTGTCCAATCTCGGCGTGAACGCCATTGAACCTGGTGTTGTCGCAGCAACCATCGGAACCAGCGGGGCCATTCGCACTGTCGTGGACCGTCCAGTTACCGACCCCAAAGGCCGGACCTTCTGTTACGCCCTCACAGAGAATCTTTGGGTCATTGGTGGACCTGTGAATAATGGTGGCATGTTATTTCGCTGGGTGCGGGATGAATTCGCAGCGTCTGAAGTGGAGACAGCGAAACGACTCGGCATCAACTCCTATGATGTGCTGACCAAAATTGCCGAACGTGTCCGGCCTGGCTCGGAAGGACTTCTGTTTCATCCGTACCTTTCGGGCGAACGTGCCCCTTTGTGGAATCCGGATGCCCGTGGCTCCTTTTTCGGCTTAACACTCCATCATCAAAAAGAGCATATGATCCGCGCTGTTTTGGAAGGGGTCATTTTCAACCTATATACGGTACTGCTCGCCATGGAAGAACAGATTGGGCAACCTACCTCCATTCAAGCCACCGGTGGGTTTGCACGCTCTCCTCTCTGGCGCCAAATGATGTCCGATATCTTCAATCAGGAGGTCGTTGTGCCCGAGAGCTATGAAAGCTCCTGTCTGGGTGCCGTCGTGCTTGGGTTGTACGCTACCGGAAGAATTGACTCGCTTCATGCCGTTTCTTCCATGGTGGGTACAACACATCGTCATACACCTGTCAAAGAGAATGCTGCACTCTATCAGGAGCTGCTGCCCATCTTTATTCGGATCTCTCGCAAACTGGAAGAGGAATACGCAGATATTGCTGAATTTCAACGCAAGATGTCCATTGACCGTCCTTAA